From one Verrucomicrobiota bacterium genomic stretch:
- the pheS gene encoding phenylalanine--tRNA ligase subunit alpha yields MELLRSDLVKKAREKIAIVDSLSTLESLKAEFLGPNGVIRKASQAVRELSPSERPAFGRQLNTLKDAIESLFVSKAQELSDRNLLSQLPQSLDITLNARDSWRGSIHPLTQVREELETIFHHIGFVTVDGPEVETEWFCFDALNTPPSHPARDAMDTFFLPEDVTMRTTSKHADERYILRSHTSTVQIRTMLKEKPPLRVVSPGRTFRRDTVDATHSANFHQFEALYVDEHVSVCDLYATLDYALKRFFGKNTRTRLRPSFFPFTEPSFEMDFRAQNIGKLSDQWIEVLGCGLVDPNVFEAVGIDPTRYTGFAAGFGIERLAMLRYGIDDVRLFYQNDLRFLDQFAR; encoded by the coding sequence ATGGAGTTGTTGCGGAGTGATCTCGTTAAGAAGGCGCGCGAAAAAATTGCCATAGTTGATTCGCTATCGACGCTGGAGTCGTTAAAGGCGGAGTTTTTAGGTCCGAATGGAGTGATTCGAAAAGCGAGTCAGGCTGTGCGGGAGCTGTCGCCCTCAGAACGACCAGCATTTGGACGTCAGTTAAACACATTAAAAGACGCGATTGAGTCGCTCTTTGTTTCCAAGGCGCAAGAACTCTCCGATCGAAATCTCTTAAGTCAGCTGCCGCAATCACTTGATATCACACTCAACGCGCGAGATTCGTGGCGTGGAAGTATTCATCCATTAACCCAGGTTCGCGAAGAGTTAGAGACGATTTTTCATCACATTGGGTTTGTAACCGTTGATGGTCCGGAGGTCGAAACGGAGTGGTTTTGCTTTGATGCGCTCAATACGCCGCCGTCGCACCCAGCCCGCGATGCCATGGATACCTTTTTTTTACCCGAAGATGTGACGATGCGTACGACGAGTAAGCACGCTGACGAGCGCTATATTTTACGTTCCCACACCTCAACGGTCCAGATTCGGACGATGCTTAAAGAAAAACCTCCGTTACGTGTTGTTTCTCCCGGACGGACTTTTCGACGCGATACGGTAGATGCCACGCACAGCGCAAACTTCCACCAGTTTGAGGCCCTCTATGTCGACGAACACGTTTCCGTATGCGATCTTTACGCAACTCTTGACTATGCCCTGAAGCGATTTTTTGGGAAAAATACCCGAACACGGTTACGTCCGAGCTTTTTCCCGTTTACCGAGCCGAGTTTTGAAATGGATTTTCGCGCACAAAATATCGGTAAGCTCAGTGATCAGTGGATCGAAGTTTTGGGATGTGGCCTTGTCGATCCCAATGTTTTTGAGGCCGTCGGGATTGATCCAACTCGCTATACCGGTTTCGCAGCGGGATTTGGCATTGAACGCCTCGCTATGTTACGTTACGGTATTGATGACGTACGCCTGTTTTACCAAAACGATCTTCGCTTTCTGGATCAGTTCGCTCGGTAA
- a CDS encoding VWA domain-containing protein: MLRFGALSAIVIALARPQWVSKFTEVNSSGVDIMLAIDVSGSMMGLDFSDREKTITRLDIAKEVTKVFIENRPNDRLGMCAFAGEPYLVSPLTLNHTWLKDNLRRLHVKLIEDGTAIGDTICMCANRLKNSQAKSKIIVLVTDGDNNCGTLSPVVAAEAAAALGIKIYTIGVGKSGLVPFAVTDEQGHIQTDYDGKYIAVQYMTELDEAPLRAIAEQTQGQFFRAENREEFSQIYETIDQLEKTDVKLQQYAIVDEWFPWLVAVAMLLLLLEFLLRATKLQRIP, from the coding sequence ATGCTTCGCTTCGGAGCGCTTTCGGCCATTGTTATCGCTCTGGCGCGCCCTCAGTGGGTATCGAAATTCACGGAAGTTAATTCAAGCGGCGTCGATATCATGCTCGCGATCGATGTTTCGGGATCGATGATGGGTCTCGATTTTAGCGATCGGGAAAAGACGATCACGCGCCTCGACATTGCCAAAGAGGTCACAAAGGTGTTTATCGAAAATCGCCCTAATGACCGCCTCGGAATGTGTGCTTTTGCCGGAGAACCGTACCTCGTGAGCCCTCTCACACTCAACCACACCTGGCTCAAAGACAATCTACGACGGCTTCACGTGAAGTTGATCGAGGATGGCACAGCAATCGGCGACACAATCTGCATGTGTGCCAATCGTCTCAAAAATAGCCAGGCTAAAAGCAAAATTATCGTACTTGTTACCGACGGCGACAACAACTGTGGTACGCTATCGCCGGTTGTCGCGGCCGAAGCAGCGGCAGCACTTGGAATTAAAATTTATACGATTGGCGTCGGGAAATCTGGCCTCGTCCCCTTCGCTGTTACCGATGAGCAAGGACACATACAGACGGATTACGACGGGAAATACATCGCAGTTCAGTACATGACAGAGCTCGATGAAGCCCCGTTGCGCGCAATCGCCGAACAAACCCAGGGCCAGTTCTTTCGGGCCGAAAATCGCGAGGAATTTTCCCAAATTTACGAAACCATCGATCAACTTGAAAAAACAGACGTAAAATTACAGCAGTACGCGATCGTCGATGAATGGTTCCCGTGGCTTGTTGCCGTCGCGATGTTATTACTGCTCCTCGAATTTCTCCTTCGAGCGACAAAACTACAACGCATCCCATGA
- a CDS encoding VWA domain-containing protein has product MSLNRDIALIFLPLLILFLFFGSTYAAARRKRRLARFATERLAPILMANDSPVRRKWKHFLFVAAALLVGVALCRPQFGEEERATKPRGVDLLFAVDVSKSMLAEDMNPNRLERTKLLILDFLRQVPGHRVGLIAFAGEAFLQCPLTLDYATFAHSLQMLDTDIIPVLGTSLSTMLRIAETVYESSPNQKVLFVFSDGEDLVEGQSLSINLPKDVYVYSVGIGSTEETTIPITLDDGRVQDLQDRYGNVVKTVLDEATLKKLADETGGHYHPFTADLGSLLLQELKKQFPLNLTQEADMSVEHIPCERYLWFLLPAFVLLLMEMLIGTARRPPRYGISAYYKLSIFLVSGLLWTLSISQTLARESIGEKLFQRGQYEDALHFYEQTSTDTKEKTFNQATTLTALQRYPEAIETFQKALQEAPINLQEKIYYNLGNALFKYGETLPTAQEKRAQWEASRDAFSNAIGLNQNFDDAKKNWKYVDDCIKKLEDLTPPKDPDQNDQNDQNDQNDQNDQNDQNDQNDQNDQNDQNPSESDENNKDSEQKEDPENNADKEANSDKEAPEDKDKDKDKDKDKDKDKDKDKDKDKDKDKDKDKDKDKDKDKDKDKDKDKDKDKDKDKDKDKDKDKDKDKDKDKDKDKDKDKDKDKDKDKDKDKDQGQPKNPDPQQGEPQQNPAQPQPSPSGLSAAEAKQLLDGLEGDEKILPLYAAPEQITTRQIEKFW; this is encoded by the coding sequence ATGAGCTTGAACCGTGACATTGCGCTTATCTTTTTACCACTGCTGATCTTGTTTCTCTTCTTCGGTAGCACTTACGCCGCGGCACGCCGAAAACGTCGGCTCGCTCGTTTTGCTACAGAACGGCTGGCACCAATCCTGATGGCCAACGATAGCCCTGTACGTCGAAAGTGGAAGCACTTTTTATTTGTCGCCGCGGCTTTATTGGTGGGTGTCGCGCTTTGTCGCCCTCAGTTCGGAGAGGAAGAACGCGCAACGAAACCGAGAGGCGTCGATCTGCTATTCGCTGTTGACGTTTCCAAAAGCATGTTGGCCGAGGATATGAACCCCAATCGTCTCGAACGCACGAAACTCCTGATTCTTGATTTTTTACGCCAAGTTCCTGGCCATCGCGTGGGGCTCATCGCCTTTGCCGGAGAGGCCTTTTTGCAGTGCCCGCTAACTTTAGATTATGCCACGTTTGCGCACAGTCTACAGATGCTCGACACCGATATTATTCCTGTTCTTGGAACGTCGTTGAGTACGATGTTACGTATCGCAGAAACGGTCTACGAATCCTCTCCTAATCAAAAGGTGCTTTTTGTCTTTTCCGACGGTGAAGATCTAGTCGAAGGGCAAAGTTTGAGCATCAACCTCCCCAAAGACGTTTATGTCTACAGCGTCGGTATCGGTTCAACGGAAGAAACAACCATTCCCATTACGCTAGATGACGGAAGGGTTCAAGATCTTCAGGATCGCTATGGCAATGTCGTCAAGACGGTACTCGATGAGGCGACATTAAAAAAGTTAGCCGATGAAACAGGAGGACATTATCACCCATTCACCGCCGACTTGGGTTCATTATTGCTCCAGGAACTAAAAAAACAATTTCCGCTCAACCTTACCCAAGAGGCCGATATGTCAGTTGAACACATTCCCTGCGAACGCTATCTGTGGTTCTTACTGCCAGCATTCGTGCTGTTATTAATGGAAATGCTCATTGGGACTGCTCGGCGCCCCCCCCGCTACGGAATCTCAGCCTATTATAAACTTTCGATTTTCTTGGTTTCTGGGCTTCTCTGGACATTGTCTATTTCGCAAACCTTAGCACGCGAAAGTATTGGAGAAAAGCTTTTCCAGCGGGGACAATACGAGGATGCGCTCCATTTTTATGAGCAAACTAGTACGGATACTAAAGAAAAAACCTTTAACCAGGCCACGACACTTACCGCATTACAGAGATATCCTGAGGCTATTGAAACGTTTCAGAAAGCGCTCCAAGAAGCTCCCATTAATCTTCAGGAAAAAATTTATTACAACCTCGGGAACGCGCTCTTCAAGTACGGAGAAACTCTTCCAACTGCCCAAGAAAAGCGCGCACAATGGGAGGCAAGCCGCGACGCATTTTCTAATGCTATCGGATTAAATCAAAACTTTGATGACGCGAAAAAGAATTGGAAATACGTTGACGATTGCATCAAAAAATTAGAGGACCTGACGCCCCCAAAGGATCCCGACCAGAACGACCAGAACGACCAGAACGACCAGAACGACCAGAACGACCAGAACGACCAGAACGACCAGAACGACCAGAACGACCAGAACGACCAGAATCCGTCAGAATCTGACGAGAATAACAAAGACTCCGAACAAAAGGAAGATCCAGAAAATAACGCTGACAAAGAGGCAAATTCGGATAAGGAGGCACCGGAGGACAAGGACAAGGACAAGGACAAGGACAAGGACAAGGACAAGGACAAGGACAAGGACAAGGACAAGGACAAGGACAAGGACAAGGACAAGGACAAGGACAAGGACAAGGACAAGGACAAGGACAAGGACAAGGACAAGGACAAGGACAAGGACAAGGACAAGGACAAGGACAAGGACAAGGACAAGGACAAGGACAAGGACAAGGACAAGGACAAGGACAAGGACAAGGACAAGGACAAGGACAAGGACAAGGACAAGGACAAGGACAAGGACA
- a CDS encoding type III secretion system chaperone: protein MGNAEDKTEVNGLLRQLGKVLDLPLELDANNRCLILLDEKIVLNLELDEERHELIVYAYISVVPFAAKELVLGILLEANFFWRISNGSTFALDKQTQTLVLQRKFELPLREVENFEDDIAVFVDVAEAWMKRIDDICSEAELLLEEDSKPKTEEKEYGSWKY, encoded by the coding sequence ATGGGAAACGCGGAGGACAAAACGGAAGTCAATGGTTTACTGAGGCAACTGGGGAAAGTGCTCGATTTACCCCTTGAACTAGACGCGAATAACCGATGTTTAATCCTCTTAGATGAAAAAATTGTACTCAATCTAGAGCTCGATGAGGAGCGCCATGAACTCATCGTGTATGCGTACATCAGCGTCGTCCCATTTGCGGCTAAAGAGTTAGTTTTAGGGATTTTACTGGAAGCAAACTTCTTCTGGCGGATTTCAAACGGTTCTACCTTTGCACTCGACAAACAGACACAAACTCTGGTATTGCAGCGCAAATTTGAGTTACCGTTGCGCGAAGTCGAAAATTTCGAAGACGACATCGCGGTTTTTGTCGATGTTGCTGAGGCCTGGATGAAGCGAATTGACGACATCTGCAGCGAAGCGGAACTACTACTCGAAGAAGATTCCAAGCCTAAAACGGAAGAAAAAGAGTACGGTTCATGGAAATATTAA